A part of Tigriopus californicus strain San Diego chromosome 10, Tcal_SD_v2.1, whole genome shotgun sequence genomic DNA contains:
- the LOC131887903 gene encoding putative helicase MOV-10 isoform X2, translating to MNAIMDLLPSPDEDYYSMSSCSTTASSSKMENAGSQLKTSLRLITGSSLTKREKVQLPILTIDDQPKTYPSYLVQFFEAKLKFGPLTTDTQRDHLKELKAFLKEGLNATNHKRFLHLVLFAEEYAVESDLNKCSQFNVPIVWATPPNRNQVVPSMYLEGVEDNMPRVRPFDKIDVRFDSTSVVRLTVSSVEGNRLFFKKPKLNASMKKYRLCQKVQFVLNRLNFENGHTCLNRLTLLDQLRIFPHPGKGVAPGVISNNGGQVTIKLTKADLFNANIGDNAEQLRAVSGILNGTSGIHPYILFGPPGTGKTVTVVEAISQVFRRFGKAKILVCAPSNAAANLLAIRLLENIPQNSIMRGMSISRLEDKLPKILKRITEYGVQWRLDVPDKDIIVTTLSSASLITNTNFTHVFIDEAGQATESEYLFATVDKLTFKSRVVLSGDPYQLGPVVKSGIAQAFGFEMSLMERLIKTNPRYQKCLITKTYDGHMITKLLKNYRSHAQLLSVSSSLFYDGELLACSPINARPNLRFPITFCGVRNVHSRGEKSCSLFNRAELEVALRYVSLLRGSFSEAEIGIISPYRAQVRLLQERLGSTKIMIGSTEEYQGQERPVIIVSTVRSNLGLDSDETNRASLGFLNNAKRFNVAVTRAKERLILIGDPALLSTDPNWKTMLNYVIVNGGYTGYRYSRARKLLAKTKAKNHHRP from the exons ATGAATGCGA TTATGGACCTTTTACCATCTCCTGACGAGGACTATTACTCCATGAGTTCGTGCTCCACGACTGCATCCTCATCCAAGATGGAAAATGCAGGATCCCAACTTAAAACTTCTCTGAGATTGATCACAGGCAGTTCTTTGACCAAGCGTGAAAAAGTCCAATTGCCCATTTTAACCATAGACGATCAGCCCAAAACTTACCCTTCGTATCTTGTCCAGTTCTTCGAAGCCAAGTTAAAATTCGGGCCCTTGACCACCGACACTCAACGCGACCATTTGAAAGAGCTCAAAGCGTTTTTGAAGGAGGGACTGAATGCCACAAACCATAAGcgatttcttcatttggttCTTTTTGCCGAGGAATATGCTGTGGAGAGCGACTTGAACAAATGCAGCCAATTCAATGTGCCGATTGTATGGGCGACCCCTCCCAATCGTAACCAAGTGGTCCCTAGCATGTATTTGGAAGGGGTGGAAGATAACATGCCGAGAGTGAGGCCTTTCGACAAGATTGATGTCAGATTTGATAGCACATCCGTGGTCAGACTAACTGTATCATCAGTAGAAGGCAACCGCTTGTTCTTCAAGAAACCAAAGCTTAACGCGTCCATGAAAAAGTATCGCTTGTGCCAGAAGGTCCAATTCGTATTGAACcggctcaattttgaaaatggccaTACTTGTCTGAATAGGTTAACTCTTTTGGACCAGTTGAGAATCTTTCCACATCCTGGAAAGGGTGTTGCCCCTGGTGTGATTAGCAACAATGGAGGCCAGGTGACGATCAAGCTGACCAAAGCTGATCTCTTTAATGCAAATATCGGCGACAATGCGGAGCAACTTCGAGCG GTGTCGGGAATTTTAAATGGGACGAGTGGGATTCATCCTTATATCTTGTTCGGACCGCCAGGCACCGGAAAAACCGTGACCGTTGTGGAAGCCATTTCTCAAGTCTTTCGACGGTTTGGGAAAGCCAAAATATTGGTGTGTGCTCCCAGCAATGCTGCAGCAAATCTCCTGGCTATTCGACTACTAGAGAACATCCCTCAAAACTCGATAATGAGAGGCATGTCAATCTCGAGATTGGAAGACAAGCTTCCTAAGATCCTCAAACGAATCACGGAGTATGGAGTGCAATGGCGGCTCGACGTGCCTGACAAAGACATTATTGTAACCACCCTGTCGTCAGCTAGTCTCATCACGAACACCAATTTCACTCATGTCTTTATTGACGAGGCGGGCCAAGCCACTGAATCCGAATATCTGTTTGCCACGGTCGAcaaactgacattcaaaagtCGCGTGGTGCTCTCTGGCGACCCTTACCAACTTGGACCGGTGGTGAAATCCGGAATAGCTCAAgcatttggatttgaaatgtctttGATGGAGCGGTTGATCAAAACCAATCCCAGATATCAGAAATGCCTCATCACCAAGACGTACGACGGCCATATGATCACCAAGCTATTGAAGAACTACCGATCTCATGCTCAGCTCCTGAGCGTCTCTTCGTCTCTTTTCTACGACGGTGAATTGCTGGCTTGTTCACCCATCAACGCTCGGCCCAATCTCCGTTTTCCCATCACGTTTTGTGGAGTCAGGAACGTACACTCTCGCGGTGAAAAGTCGTGCTCCCTCTTCAACCGAGCCGAGCTCGAGGTTGCACTGAGGTACGTCTCTCTCCTCAGAGGCTCTTTTTCTGAGGCAGAAATTGGCATTATCAGCCCATATCGAGCACAAGTTCGGCTCCTTCAAGAACGCTTGGGCTCTACTAAGATCATGATTGGGTCCACAGAGGAGTATCAGGGTCAGGAAAGACCTGTGATCATCGTCTCGACCGTTCGATCGAATCTCGGCCTTGATTCCGACGAAACCAATCGGGCTAGTTTGGGGTTCCTTAACAATGCAAAACGATTCAATGTGGCTGTGACTCGAGCCAAGGAACGGTTGATTCTCATTGGAGATCCAGCCTTACTCTCCACGGACCCGAACTGGAAAACGATGCTAAATTATGTCATTGTCAATG gTGGATACACAGGATATCGCTACAGCAGAGCAAGAAAGTTGTTGGCGAAGACCAAGGCCAAAAATCACCACCGGCCTTAA
- the LOC131887904 gene encoding acylamino-acid-releasing enzyme-like produces the protein MAKLSSVSLPAVKKAFQASLRVPTLKSASILPQTQTAEAVWQQSCLATGSNVCFTSIHALPGPAASAHTPFGLSPPWPLASGSCLEARCGQRRVIIQKCANDEKKEVWILRVFDRTLLVQSLNLSDRNLHGDVYLDATLGGITLDATGERVAFIAELKAPEGKPFFKYVPSTESKAYQLQGQEFRFKDEFGEQMVGQGRPVIVLVDLKTEEVKLWDESLPSDWCPGQLQFYKDALIGMAVKVEPFRLGLVYCSNRPRVIFKLDLNSGGYQVLSGEANIGAMSPRILKSRDLLVWLERDLVTANGIFPGPHQTCMRVMKRNLSDPEALPQVLVSEIAVQPSETGFSGVYQDCFPPRCFALDKFLVLSASQQSVITPLVVDLETQQIQVLKEHAQTTIVDVQDDYVLGCRSTPTSAPTLVAGIVSQDGQIGFQPLSHERDLIPKLPASTGWDLIELQSGTDSVPFNAIYVGTKSGASGSNEPLIVWPHGGPHSDASSIFVQPSYFFNQLGYNILFVNYRGSLGSGQTSVESLLGKIGRQDVDDCMVALDACLSKYSHLGRDRVVLLGGSHGGFLVTHLAGQFPDRFQAVVARNPVINVSTLATVSDIPDWCFNECGLPFKYQSPTPEMLKKMYEMSPISHVEKVQAPVYLMIGSKDLRVPPSQGYEYYRNLKALGKNVEMNVYEDNHPLGKVSVHANVMVNATLFFDQHLDMKR, from the coding sequence ATGGCCAAATTGTCGTCTGTCTCATTGCCAGCCGTCAAAAAGGCTTTCCAAGCGTCTCTGCGCGTGCCCACGCTCAAATCCGCCTCCATCCTACCCCAAACTCAAACGGCGGAAGCTGTTTGGCAACAATCCTGTTTGGCCACGGGCTCCAACGTCTGCTTCACTTCCATCCACGCCCTCCCCGGTCCCGCAGCCTCGGCTCACACGCCCTTTGGTCTAAGCCCTCCCTGGCCTCTCGCGTCTGGGTCATGTTTGGAAGCGAGGTGCGGCCAACGGCGGGTCATCATCCAAAAATGCGCCAATGATGAGAAGAAGGAGGTCTGGATTCTCCGGGTCTTTGATCGAACTCTCTTAGTCCAGAGTCTCAATTTGAGCGATCGCAATCTCCATGGCGATGTCTACTTGGACGCCACCCTTGGTGGGATCACGTTGGATGCCACCGGAGAGCGGGTCGCGTTCATAGCCGAATTGAAAGCACCCGAGGGCAAACCGTTTTTTAAATACGTACCGTCTACGGAGTCCAAGGCGTATCAATTACAAGGGCAGGAGTTTCGCTTCAAGGACGAGTTTGGCGAGCAAATGGTAGGTCAAGGCCGACCGGTGATTGTCTTGGTCGACTTGAAAACTGAAGAGGTCAAATTGTGGGACGAGAGCCTACCCTCGGATTGGTGTCCAGGTCAATTGCAGTTTTATAAGGATGCTTTGATCGGTATGGCAGTTAAGGTGGAACCATTTCGTTTGGGATTAGTGTATTGCTCCAATCGGCCTAGAGTGATTTTTAAGCTGGACCTCAACTCCGGCGGGTATCAAGTTCTCAGTGGTGAGGCTAATATTGGCGCCATGTCGCCTCGCATTTTGAAAAGCCGCGATCTCTTAGTTTGGTTGGAACGGGATCTGGTCACGGCTAATGGAATCTTTCCGGGACCGCATCAGACTTGCATGCGGGTCATGAAGAGAAATTTGTCCGATCCCGAGGCTCTTCCACAAGTTCTCGTGTCCGAGATTGCTGTCCAACCAAGCGAAACTGGATTTTCAGGCGTTTATCAAGATTGTTTTCCACCTCGATGTTTCGCTTTGGACAAGTTTCTCGTGCTGAGCGCGTCACAGCAGAGTGTCATCACCCCGTTGGTGGTGGATTTGGAGACCCAACAGATTCAAGTCCTAAAAGAACACGCCCAAACAACAATTGTGGACGTTCAAGATGATTATGTTTTGGGGTGTCGATCCACTCCCACCTCTGCGCCCACTTTAGTCGCCGGGATTGTTTCTCAAGATGGACAGATTGGCTTCCAACCGCTCTCTCATGAGCGTGATCTCATTCCGAAACTCCCTGCCTCCACCGGTTGGGATTTGATAGAGCTCCAATCTGGGACTGATTCTGTGCCTTTTAATGCCATCTACGTGGGCACAAAATCCGGGGCATCAGGTTCAAATGAGCCTCTGATTGTTTGGCCCCATGGAGGACCACACTCAGATGCATCCTCTATATTTGTCCAACCGAGTTACTTCTTCAACCAACTTGGGTACAACATCCTGTTCGTGAATTATCGTGGTTCGCTGGGATCTGGTCAGACTAGCGTGGAGAGTCTCCTGGGTAAGATTGGCAGACAAGACGTGGATGATTGTATGGTGGCTTTGGATGCTTGCTTATCGAAATATTCCCACCTTGGGCGGGATCGTGTCGTTCTATTGGGCGGATCTCACGGTGGATTCTTGGTGACCCATTTAGCGGGCCAATTTCCGGATCGCTTTCAGGCCGTGGTTGCTCGAAATCCTGTCATTAATGTATCAACGTTGGCCACAGTCTCGGATATCCCCGACTGGTGTTTCAACGAATGTGGACTGCCTTTCAAGTACCAGTCTCCTACGCCCGAGATGTTGAAGAAAATGTACGAAATGTCGCCCATCAGCCACGTCGAGAAGGTTCAGGCTCCGGTTTATCTGATGATTGGATCCAAGGATCTCCGTGTCCCGCCCTCACAAGGTTATGAATACTACCGCAATCTGAAAGCCTTGGGCAAGAACGTGGAGATGAACGTGTACGAGGACAATCATCCCTTGGGCAAAGTGTCCGTTCATGCGAACGTCATGGTCAATGCCACCTTATTCTTCGACCAGCATCTGGATATGAAGCGATAA
- the LOC131887905 gene encoding SET and MYND domain-containing protein 4-like, translated as MEDSNFSRRFHFVPGGNQDSAIQELIFTAVEFVSDLGEFPRSKTIRDQIQYVSKHFRTNDLVLPIPQARKDFSKAKQAWELGQTGSIRAINEALRFCPRTQSLVCELYLKRAIISYQDGYYENAKEDLVEALLVLDAKNFILEPETVFRIHHKLAQCWSKLKIFSQAVRSLRTALVQLADCNFGQSEKSQFENMIQESIDKLSKKTDSKRKVSPREGLSLSDPKPDNPCLSQAIAIVNSSHKGRFAIADRKINCGEVIVIDEPVVSLMNPDDEKLMDDLCAHCLRQCSNFQHPCPRCSTTAFCSLECRSQSQLVHGFECKVNLNQIRLENTSDSFRVFLTWKAVIQIGLEEFKRLYRKVGRDLNEPENDQERMFQMMTHERERHIEAHIKYIIVALYLHKLLEKAGVCTSDRLDWELVEAIHHLLQVQDVNTHPILGLCDEGGRSSEVGLAKVGNAINVNIGSFINHSCNPNTCRINFGRKSVLVATRTIPTGQEISDIYSMHYSEIGRQERRNWLKSMFFFECSCEACEGHWPTYEELDTNGIEPNVMEDLKQVESGIFHALKRQDFDTAFQLHVKDVHILEKAVREPNRIYISVRNSLQFCLWKKYGHF; from the coding sequence ATGGAGGATTCAAACTTTTCACGGCGCTTCCATTTTGTACCAGGTGGGAACCAAGACTCGGCCATCCAGGAATTGATCTTCACCGCTGTGGAATTCGTATCGGACTTGGGCGAGTTCCCTCGTTCCAAAACCATCCGTGATCAAATCCAATACGTGTCCAAACATTTCCGCACCAACGATCTCGTGCTTCCAATTCCTCAAGCTCGAAAAGACTTCTCGAAGGCCAAGCAAGCGTGGGAACTCGGTCAAACCGGCTCCATTCGGGCCATCAACGAAGCCTTACGATTCTGTCCCAGAACCCAGAGTCTCGTGTGTGAATTATATCTGAAGAGAGCCATCATCTCATATCAAGATGGTTACTACGAAAATGCCAAAGAGGACCTAGTAGAGGCCTTACTCGTTCTGGAtgccaaaaatttcattttggaacctGAGACTGTGTTTCGTATCCATCACAAATTGGCCCAATGCTGGTCCaagctcaaaatattttcccaaGCCGTTCGATCTTTGAGAACAGCCCTGGTTCAACTCGCGGATTGTAATTTCGGCCAAAGTGAGAAAAGCCAATTCGAAAACATGATTCAAGAGAGCATTGACAAGTTATCCAAGAAAACCGATAGCAAAAGGAAAGTATCCCCTCGTGAAGGTCTTTCACTGTCCGATCCGAAACCTGACAACCCTTGTTTGTCCCAAGCTATCGCAATTGTCAATAGTTCACATAAGGGTCGTTTTGCCATAGCTGACCGCAAGATTAATTGCGGAGAGGTAATCGTGATTGATGAGCCTGTCGTTTCTTTGATGAACCCGGACGACGAAAAACTCATGGATGACCTGTGCGCCCATTGTCTGCGACAATGTTCCAACTTTCAGCACCCTTGTCCCCGTTGTAGTACAACGGCTTTTTGTAGTCTAGAATGCCGATCCCAATCCCAACTCGTGCACGGCTTTGAATGTAAAGTGAATCTGAACCAAATCAGATTGGAAAACACGAGCGATTCGTTCCGCGTGTTCCTTACCTGGAAGGCAGTCATTCAAATCGGTTTGGAAGAGTTCAAAAGGCTGTATCGAAAAGTGGGGAGAGATCTAAACGAGCCCGAAAATGATCAAGAGCGCATGTTTCAAATGATGACCCACGAAAGAGAACGACACATTGAGGCTCATATCAAGTACATCATCGTTGCTTTGTACTTGCACAAACTCCTTGAAAAAGCAGGTGTGTGCACCTCGGATAGGTTGGATTGGGAGCTAGTGGAGGCTATTCACCATCTGCTACAAGTCCAGGATGTGAACACTCATCCCATTCTCGGTTTATGCGACGAAGGAGGCCGAAGCTCCGAAGTGGGACTCGCCAAGGTTGGGAACGCGATCAATGTCAACATTGGATCCTTTATTAACCATTCATGTAATCCCAACACATGCCGGATTAATTTCGGGCGGAAATCCGTGCTAGTGGCCACCAGAACTATTCCAACAGGACAAGAGATCTCGGACATTTACAGTATGCATTACAGTGAAATTGGAAGGCAGGAAAGGAGGAATTGGTTGAAGAGCATGTTCTTCTTCGAGTGCTCTTGTGAAGCATGTGAGGGCCATTGGCCCACCTACGAGGAATTGGACACAAATGGGATAGAACCCAACGTAATGGAGGATTTGAAACAAGTGGAATCCGGAATATTTCACGCCCTGAAGAGGCAAGATTTTGACACTGCCTTCCAGCTTCATGTTAAAGATGTTCACATTTTGGAAAAGGCGGTTAGAGAGCCCAATCGAATCTATATTTCTGTGCGCAATAGTCTCCAGTTCTGTTTGTGGAAGAAATATGGACATTTCTGA
- the LOC131887903 gene encoding putative helicase MOV-10 isoform X1, translating to MNASESRFPGQAQLLFSELSKLNSITLMELVMDLLPSPDEDYYSMSSCSTTASSSKMENAGSQLKTSLRLITGSSLTKREKVQLPILTIDDQPKTYPSYLVQFFEAKLKFGPLTTDTQRDHLKELKAFLKEGLNATNHKRFLHLVLFAEEYAVESDLNKCSQFNVPIVWATPPNRNQVVPSMYLEGVEDNMPRVRPFDKIDVRFDSTSVVRLTVSSVEGNRLFFKKPKLNASMKKYRLCQKVQFVLNRLNFENGHTCLNRLTLLDQLRIFPHPGKGVAPGVISNNGGQVTIKLTKADLFNANIGDNAEQLRAVSGILNGTSGIHPYILFGPPGTGKTVTVVEAISQVFRRFGKAKILVCAPSNAAANLLAIRLLENIPQNSIMRGMSISRLEDKLPKILKRITEYGVQWRLDVPDKDIIVTTLSSASLITNTNFTHVFIDEAGQATESEYLFATVDKLTFKSRVVLSGDPYQLGPVVKSGIAQAFGFEMSLMERLIKTNPRYQKCLITKTYDGHMITKLLKNYRSHAQLLSVSSSLFYDGELLACSPINARPNLRFPITFCGVRNVHSRGEKSCSLFNRAELEVALRYVSLLRGSFSEAEIGIISPYRAQVRLLQERLGSTKIMIGSTEEYQGQERPVIIVSTVRSNLGLDSDETNRASLGFLNNAKRFNVAVTRAKERLILIGDPALLSTDPNWKTMLNYVIVNGGYTGYRYSRARKLLAKTKAKNHHRP from the exons ATGAATGCGAGTGAGTCGCGATTTCCTGGACAAGCACAGCTTCTGTTTTCTGAGCTTTCTAAGCTGAATTCCATCACGCTAATGGAACTAG TTATGGACCTTTTACCATCTCCTGACGAGGACTATTACTCCATGAGTTCGTGCTCCACGACTGCATCCTCATCCAAGATGGAAAATGCAGGATCCCAACTTAAAACTTCTCTGAGATTGATCACAGGCAGTTCTTTGACCAAGCGTGAAAAAGTCCAATTGCCCATTTTAACCATAGACGATCAGCCCAAAACTTACCCTTCGTATCTTGTCCAGTTCTTCGAAGCCAAGTTAAAATTCGGGCCCTTGACCACCGACACTCAACGCGACCATTTGAAAGAGCTCAAAGCGTTTTTGAAGGAGGGACTGAATGCCACAAACCATAAGcgatttcttcatttggttCTTTTTGCCGAGGAATATGCTGTGGAGAGCGACTTGAACAAATGCAGCCAATTCAATGTGCCGATTGTATGGGCGACCCCTCCCAATCGTAACCAAGTGGTCCCTAGCATGTATTTGGAAGGGGTGGAAGATAACATGCCGAGAGTGAGGCCTTTCGACAAGATTGATGTCAGATTTGATAGCACATCCGTGGTCAGACTAACTGTATCATCAGTAGAAGGCAACCGCTTGTTCTTCAAGAAACCAAAGCTTAACGCGTCCATGAAAAAGTATCGCTTGTGCCAGAAGGTCCAATTCGTATTGAACcggctcaattttgaaaatggccaTACTTGTCTGAATAGGTTAACTCTTTTGGACCAGTTGAGAATCTTTCCACATCCTGGAAAGGGTGTTGCCCCTGGTGTGATTAGCAACAATGGAGGCCAGGTGACGATCAAGCTGACCAAAGCTGATCTCTTTAATGCAAATATCGGCGACAATGCGGAGCAACTTCGAGCG GTGTCGGGAATTTTAAATGGGACGAGTGGGATTCATCCTTATATCTTGTTCGGACCGCCAGGCACCGGAAAAACCGTGACCGTTGTGGAAGCCATTTCTCAAGTCTTTCGACGGTTTGGGAAAGCCAAAATATTGGTGTGTGCTCCCAGCAATGCTGCAGCAAATCTCCTGGCTATTCGACTACTAGAGAACATCCCTCAAAACTCGATAATGAGAGGCATGTCAATCTCGAGATTGGAAGACAAGCTTCCTAAGATCCTCAAACGAATCACGGAGTATGGAGTGCAATGGCGGCTCGACGTGCCTGACAAAGACATTATTGTAACCACCCTGTCGTCAGCTAGTCTCATCACGAACACCAATTTCACTCATGTCTTTATTGACGAGGCGGGCCAAGCCACTGAATCCGAATATCTGTTTGCCACGGTCGAcaaactgacattcaaaagtCGCGTGGTGCTCTCTGGCGACCCTTACCAACTTGGACCGGTGGTGAAATCCGGAATAGCTCAAgcatttggatttgaaatgtctttGATGGAGCGGTTGATCAAAACCAATCCCAGATATCAGAAATGCCTCATCACCAAGACGTACGACGGCCATATGATCACCAAGCTATTGAAGAACTACCGATCTCATGCTCAGCTCCTGAGCGTCTCTTCGTCTCTTTTCTACGACGGTGAATTGCTGGCTTGTTCACCCATCAACGCTCGGCCCAATCTCCGTTTTCCCATCACGTTTTGTGGAGTCAGGAACGTACACTCTCGCGGTGAAAAGTCGTGCTCCCTCTTCAACCGAGCCGAGCTCGAGGTTGCACTGAGGTACGTCTCTCTCCTCAGAGGCTCTTTTTCTGAGGCAGAAATTGGCATTATCAGCCCATATCGAGCACAAGTTCGGCTCCTTCAAGAACGCTTGGGCTCTACTAAGATCATGATTGGGTCCACAGAGGAGTATCAGGGTCAGGAAAGACCTGTGATCATCGTCTCGACCGTTCGATCGAATCTCGGCCTTGATTCCGACGAAACCAATCGGGCTAGTTTGGGGTTCCTTAACAATGCAAAACGATTCAATGTGGCTGTGACTCGAGCCAAGGAACGGTTGATTCTCATTGGAGATCCAGCCTTACTCTCCACGGACCCGAACTGGAAAACGATGCTAAATTATGTCATTGTCAATG gTGGATACACAGGATATCGCTACAGCAGAGCAAGAAAGTTGTTGGCGAAGACCAAGGCCAAAAATCACCACCGGCCTTAA
- the LOC131887903 gene encoding putative helicase MOV-10 isoform X3 — protein sequence MDLLPSPDEDYYSMSSCSTTASSSKMENAGSQLKTSLRLITGSSLTKREKVQLPILTIDDQPKTYPSYLVQFFEAKLKFGPLTTDTQRDHLKELKAFLKEGLNATNHKRFLHLVLFAEEYAVESDLNKCSQFNVPIVWATPPNRNQVVPSMYLEGVEDNMPRVRPFDKIDVRFDSTSVVRLTVSSVEGNRLFFKKPKLNASMKKYRLCQKVQFVLNRLNFENGHTCLNRLTLLDQLRIFPHPGKGVAPGVISNNGGQVTIKLTKADLFNANIGDNAEQLRAVSGILNGTSGIHPYILFGPPGTGKTVTVVEAISQVFRRFGKAKILVCAPSNAAANLLAIRLLENIPQNSIMRGMSISRLEDKLPKILKRITEYGVQWRLDVPDKDIIVTTLSSASLITNTNFTHVFIDEAGQATESEYLFATVDKLTFKSRVVLSGDPYQLGPVVKSGIAQAFGFEMSLMERLIKTNPRYQKCLITKTYDGHMITKLLKNYRSHAQLLSVSSSLFYDGELLACSPINARPNLRFPITFCGVRNVHSRGEKSCSLFNRAELEVALRYVSLLRGSFSEAEIGIISPYRAQVRLLQERLGSTKIMIGSTEEYQGQERPVIIVSTVRSNLGLDSDETNRASLGFLNNAKRFNVAVTRAKERLILIGDPALLSTDPNWKTMLNYVIVNGGYTGYRYSRARKLLAKTKAKNHHRP from the exons ATGGACCTTTTACCATCTCCTGACGAGGACTATTACTCCATGAGTTCGTGCTCCACGACTGCATCCTCATCCAAGATGGAAAATGCAGGATCCCAACTTAAAACTTCTCTGAGATTGATCACAGGCAGTTCTTTGACCAAGCGTGAAAAAGTCCAATTGCCCATTTTAACCATAGACGATCAGCCCAAAACTTACCCTTCGTATCTTGTCCAGTTCTTCGAAGCCAAGTTAAAATTCGGGCCCTTGACCACCGACACTCAACGCGACCATTTGAAAGAGCTCAAAGCGTTTTTGAAGGAGGGACTGAATGCCACAAACCATAAGcgatttcttcatttggttCTTTTTGCCGAGGAATATGCTGTGGAGAGCGACTTGAACAAATGCAGCCAATTCAATGTGCCGATTGTATGGGCGACCCCTCCCAATCGTAACCAAGTGGTCCCTAGCATGTATTTGGAAGGGGTGGAAGATAACATGCCGAGAGTGAGGCCTTTCGACAAGATTGATGTCAGATTTGATAGCACATCCGTGGTCAGACTAACTGTATCATCAGTAGAAGGCAACCGCTTGTTCTTCAAGAAACCAAAGCTTAACGCGTCCATGAAAAAGTATCGCTTGTGCCAGAAGGTCCAATTCGTATTGAACcggctcaattttgaaaatggccaTACTTGTCTGAATAGGTTAACTCTTTTGGACCAGTTGAGAATCTTTCCACATCCTGGAAAGGGTGTTGCCCCTGGTGTGATTAGCAACAATGGAGGCCAGGTGACGATCAAGCTGACCAAAGCTGATCTCTTTAATGCAAATATCGGCGACAATGCGGAGCAACTTCGAGCG GTGTCGGGAATTTTAAATGGGACGAGTGGGATTCATCCTTATATCTTGTTCGGACCGCCAGGCACCGGAAAAACCGTGACCGTTGTGGAAGCCATTTCTCAAGTCTTTCGACGGTTTGGGAAAGCCAAAATATTGGTGTGTGCTCCCAGCAATGCTGCAGCAAATCTCCTGGCTATTCGACTACTAGAGAACATCCCTCAAAACTCGATAATGAGAGGCATGTCAATCTCGAGATTGGAAGACAAGCTTCCTAAGATCCTCAAACGAATCACGGAGTATGGAGTGCAATGGCGGCTCGACGTGCCTGACAAAGACATTATTGTAACCACCCTGTCGTCAGCTAGTCTCATCACGAACACCAATTTCACTCATGTCTTTATTGACGAGGCGGGCCAAGCCACTGAATCCGAATATCTGTTTGCCACGGTCGAcaaactgacattcaaaagtCGCGTGGTGCTCTCTGGCGACCCTTACCAACTTGGACCGGTGGTGAAATCCGGAATAGCTCAAgcatttggatttgaaatgtctttGATGGAGCGGTTGATCAAAACCAATCCCAGATATCAGAAATGCCTCATCACCAAGACGTACGACGGCCATATGATCACCAAGCTATTGAAGAACTACCGATCTCATGCTCAGCTCCTGAGCGTCTCTTCGTCTCTTTTCTACGACGGTGAATTGCTGGCTTGTTCACCCATCAACGCTCGGCCCAATCTCCGTTTTCCCATCACGTTTTGTGGAGTCAGGAACGTACACTCTCGCGGTGAAAAGTCGTGCTCCCTCTTCAACCGAGCCGAGCTCGAGGTTGCACTGAGGTACGTCTCTCTCCTCAGAGGCTCTTTTTCTGAGGCAGAAATTGGCATTATCAGCCCATATCGAGCACAAGTTCGGCTCCTTCAAGAACGCTTGGGCTCTACTAAGATCATGATTGGGTCCACAGAGGAGTATCAGGGTCAGGAAAGACCTGTGATCATCGTCTCGACCGTTCGATCGAATCTCGGCCTTGATTCCGACGAAACCAATCGGGCTAGTTTGGGGTTCCTTAACAATGCAAAACGATTCAATGTGGCTGTGACTCGAGCCAAGGAACGGTTGATTCTCATTGGAGATCCAGCCTTACTCTCCACGGACCCGAACTGGAAAACGATGCTAAATTATGTCATTGTCAATG gTGGATACACAGGATATCGCTACAGCAGAGCAAGAAAGTTGTTGGCGAAGACCAAGGCCAAAAATCACCACCGGCCTTAA